From Leptotrichia wadei, one genomic window encodes:
- a CDS encoding LemA family protein, producing the protein MNIVFVFIGILVILVLMAMGIYNKYIKLKNLNEEGWSGIGVYLQKRLDLIPNLVNTVKGYATHEKETLENVVKLRSQMMSIDTKDIDNIEKIQKLENEMTKTLRSIMMLQENYPDLKANENFLNLQSQLTQIETEIQSSRKYYNRTARDRNTFVETFPNNIFGGIFGFKKAEFFNAVEEAEKVPEVKF; encoded by the coding sequence ATGAATATTGTATTTGTTTTTATAGGAATTTTGGTAATTTTGGTTCTGATGGCAATGGGGATTTACAATAAATATATCAAATTGAAGAATTTGAATGAGGAAGGTTGGAGCGGAATAGGCGTATATTTGCAAAAAAGACTGGATTTGATACCAAATCTTGTGAATACTGTTAAAGGGTATGCGACGCATGAAAAGGAAACTCTGGAAAATGTGGTGAAATTGAGAAGTCAGATGATGTCAATTGATACAAAGGATATTGATAATATTGAAAAAATTCAAAAACTTGAAAATGAAATGACAAAGACGTTAAGATCAATAATGATGTTACAGGAAAATTACCCAGACTTGAAGGCAAATGAAAACTTTTTGAACTTACAATCCCAATTAACTCAAATAGAAACAGAAATTCAAAGTTCAAGAAAATATTACAACAGAACAGCGAGAGATAGAAATACTTTTGTGGAAACTTTTCCAAATAATATTTTTGGTGGAATTTTTGGATTCAAAAAGGCTGAGTTCTTTAATGCTGTGGAAGAGGCGGAAAAAGTTCCAGAAGTTAAATTTTAA
- a CDS encoding DUF2339 domain-containing protein, translated as MIDKLKELENLENKYREIGKINSEIESIIANIKNEAGISREKELLEDNERLAKDLKAFHEKMKVREEEIGRLKNSNAVLIEELKEARKIRRNGEIDKFQNILAEKMNVELESGVTRRLSNYAEEMKRKVKMLERNLSHEFSDEADSLRDELKKINGKIGAFLEKSNKKTFENKMFLQEESSVFHNKIKKETALKEVEFLFEREKKRFVFEKLIGLKGFNFLGIISIFLGVFLVFRTQFAKILANNYVKSSASYLLGMFFLFAGEKFYQKNKKHFAVGLIGGGIGILYLTTLLSTLYLKLYPMTAGLFISVILTGLVVILSLRYDSQVIGVLSLIGGYLPYGAYIWVNRSNVQIYYILAYSLILQGIVLGVSWKKDWIYSKIFGFVTGVVNMTGLVYYLNYSIHDKITAFFYIVIFTTAYSFIFLNSHKKENRQSNIIDYIFLSLNLIIKFSLIYSLFDKTTPSWLKAVLVGTVGIIYGFFGDRLKDNKVAKIFYIVALGSFILIIPLIVPEQFVVIAWGVETALLYFFYRKYKNKEMRYGTIAIYLVSLVSNLIVREEKYLLVYIQDLMIISFSFVLYFLIKQKSYKKEVRILNGIFKYLIFIYSIFFINKVVYNTAQKLGFTNYGKEILLCMLAVVFILRMVTYKIKKLQDSFSLKFLVIIEIIYLLFINMFNCVKYILGSGEWVEENLYSRYPPINFQIYLILLVFVNIYLFMVAKNDIHLCFFKKNEKKPLWILGESIYFLCVANIILRIYEQSNMLFLGAGLALDIVGLLLCGYLVWKGFRVPNRNVRRIGLGIGISFVAKSFLWDFLRFDNSYKLIAYFSMGAILIGTSYIYQTALKKLEQEVKESLSDTDFGKGEKNEENK; from the coding sequence ATGATTGACAAACTAAAAGAATTAGAGAATCTTGAGAATAAGTATAGGGAAATTGGGAAAATAAATTCGGAGATAGAATCAATAATTGCAAATATAAAAAATGAGGCTGGAATAAGCAGGGAAAAAGAACTTTTGGAAGATAATGAAAGGCTGGCGAAGGATTTAAAGGCATTTCATGAAAAGATGAAAGTTAGGGAAGAGGAAATTGGAAGGCTTAAAAATAGTAATGCAGTACTTATTGAGGAATTGAAGGAAGCGAGAAAAATTAGGAGAAATGGTGAGATTGATAAGTTTCAGAATATTTTGGCTGAGAAGATGAATGTGGAATTGGAAAGTGGAGTGACTAGAAGACTTTCTAATTATGCAGAGGAAATGAAGAGAAAAGTCAAAATGCTGGAAAGAAATCTTTCTCACGAATTTTCAGATGAAGCTGATTCTTTAAGAGATGAACTTAAAAAAATTAATGGGAAAATTGGTGCTTTTTTAGAGAAAAGTAATAAGAAAACTTTTGAAAATAAGATGTTTCTTCAAGAGGAATCTTCGGTGTTTCATAATAAGATAAAGAAAGAAACGGCTTTGAAGGAAGTGGAATTTCTTTTTGAAAGAGAGAAAAAAAGATTTGTATTTGAAAAGCTTATTGGACTTAAAGGATTTAACTTTTTAGGGATAATATCAATCTTTTTGGGAGTTTTTTTGGTATTTAGGACACAGTTTGCAAAAATTCTGGCAAATAATTATGTAAAAAGTTCGGCATCGTATTTGCTTGGGATGTTTTTCCTTTTTGCTGGAGAAAAATTTTATCAGAAAAATAAGAAGCATTTTGCAGTTGGGCTGATTGGTGGTGGAATTGGGATTCTTTATTTGACTACACTTCTTTCCACGCTTTATCTCAAACTTTATCCAATGACAGCGGGACTTTTTATATCAGTAATATTGACAGGGCTGGTTGTGATTCTTTCGTTACGATACGACAGCCAGGTGATTGGAGTATTATCGCTGATTGGTGGATATTTACCTTACGGAGCGTATATTTGGGTGAATAGGAGCAATGTTCAGATTTATTATATTTTGGCATATTCTTTGATTTTGCAGGGAATTGTGCTTGGAGTTTCTTGGAAAAAGGACTGGATATACAGCAAGATTTTTGGATTTGTTACAGGTGTAGTAAATATGACGGGGCTAGTTTATTATTTAAATTACAGCATTCACGACAAGATTACGGCATTTTTCTACATCGTAATTTTTACAACGGCATACAGTTTCATTTTCCTAAATTCGCACAAAAAAGAAAACCGTCAAAGCAACATAATCGACTATATATTTCTAAGTTTAAATCTAATTATAAAATTTTCATTGATTTACAGCTTGTTTGACAAGACAACCCCAAGTTGGCTAAAAGCGGTATTAGTTGGAACAGTCGGAATAATTTACGGATTTTTTGGCGACAGGCTCAAGGACAACAAAGTTGCAAAAATCTTTTATATCGTGGCATTAGGAAGTTTTATCCTAATTATTCCGTTAATTGTACCAGAACAATTTGTTGTGATTGCATGGGGTGTTGAAACTGCACTATTATATTTCTTTTATAGAAAATATAAAAATAAGGAAATGCGATATGGAACGATTGCGATTTATCTAGTTTCGCTAGTGAGTAATTTAATTGTGCGGGAAGAAAAATATTTGCTTGTGTATATTCAGGATTTGATGATAATATCTTTTTCATTTGTGCTTTATTTCCTGATAAAACAAAAGAGTTATAAAAAGGAAGTTAGGATTTTAAATGGAATATTTAAATATCTGATTTTTATTTATTCAATATTTTTTATAAATAAAGTTGTTTATAATACTGCTCAAAAACTAGGATTTACAAATTATGGTAAAGAGATTTTACTTTGTATGTTGGCTGTGGTATTTATACTGAGAATGGTAACTTATAAAATAAAAAAATTACAAGATAGTTTTAGCTTGAAATTTTTAGTAATAATTGAAATAATTTATTTGTTATTTATAAATATGTTTAATTGTGTAAAATATATTCTTGGAAGTGGAGAATGGGTAGAAGAAAATTTGTATTCAAGATATCCGCCAATAAACTTTCAGATATATCTAATTTTACTAGTTTTTGTAAATATATATTTATTTATGGTTGCTAAAAATGATATTCATTTATGCTTTTTCAAAAAAAATGAGAAAAAACCATTGTGGATACTCGGAGAATCAATATATTTCCTTTGTGTAGCAAATATTATTTTACGAATATACGAACAGTCAAATATGCTTTTTTTAGGAGCTGGATTGGCTTTAGATATAGTTGGGCTGCTACTATGTGGATATTTAGTCTGGAAAGGATTTAGAGTACCGAATAGGAATGTTAGAAGAATTGGGCTTGGAATAGGAATATCTTTTGTGGCAAAAAGTTTTTTATGGGATTTCTTACGATTTGATAATTCCTATAAGTTGATTGCTTACTTTAGTATGGGGGCTATTCTGATTGGAACTTCCTATATTTATCAGACAGCTTTGAAGAAATTGGAGCAGGAAGTGAAAGAGAGTTTGAGTGACACGGATTTTGGGAAAGGTGAGAAAAATGAAGAAAATAAATAA
- a CDS encoding SDR family oxidoreductase, which yields MTKIAVTGVTGHLGGIVSKLCKKNGIEVINLARNKEKAEKMGFSNVFKSSYDKSEDTVKSLEGIDVLFMVSGSENPNRVQQHKDFIDAAKMAKVSHIVYLSFYNASKNSVFTLGRDHYATEEYIKENGFKYTFLRDNFYADFFVDMCREYGEIKGPAGNGKVSVVVRSDVSEVVAKILENPKKWENQTLNMTGPEELTMNEIVKIVSEYFGKEIKYIDETVEEAYESRKIWKAEQWEYDSWVSTYTAIAQGEQSGISCDIEKVLGRRATSLSEYLKNL from the coding sequence ATGACTAAAATTGCAGTAACTGGAGTGACTGGACACTTAGGTGGAATTGTTTCAAAATTATGTAAGAAAAATGGAATAGAAGTTATAAACTTGGCTAGAAATAAAGAAAAGGCTGAAAAAATGGGATTTTCTAATGTTTTTAAGTCAAGTTATGATAAATCAGAAGATACTGTGAAATCGCTAGAGGGAATTGATGTGCTTTTTATGGTGTCTGGTTCGGAAAATCCTAATCGTGTACAGCAACATAAGGATTTTATTGATGCGGCTAAAATGGCAAAGGTTTCGCACATTGTGTATCTTTCGTTTTATAATGCTTCAAAAAATTCTGTGTTTACATTGGGAAGAGATCATTATGCGACTGAAGAGTATATTAAAGAAAATGGATTTAAATATACATTTTTGAGAGATAATTTTTATGCGGATTTCTTTGTGGATATGTGTAGAGAATATGGAGAAATAAAAGGACCTGCGGGGAATGGGAAAGTCTCTGTTGTAGTTCGTTCAGATGTTTCGGAAGTTGTTGCTAAAATTTTGGAAAATCCAAAAAAATGGGAAAATCAAACTTTGAATATGACAGGGCCTGAGGAACTTACAATGAATGAAATTGTAAAAATTGTGAGCGAATATTTTGGAAAAGAAATTAAGTATATTGATGAAACTGTGGAAGAAGCTTACGAAAGTCGTAAAATTTGGAAGGCTGAGCAATGGGAATATGATTCTTGGGTTTCGACTTATACTGCGATCGCTCAAGGTGAACAATCGGGAATTTCTTGTGATATTGAAAAAGTATTGGGACGTAGAGCAACTTCGCTTTCCGAGTATTTGAAGAACTTGTAA